One region of Danio aesculapii chromosome 7, fDanAes4.1, whole genome shotgun sequence genomic DNA includes:
- the LOC130231595 gene encoding LOW QUALITY PROTEIN: histone H1 (The sequence of the model RefSeq protein was modified relative to this genomic sequence to represent the inferred CDS: substituted 1 base at 1 genomic stop codon) yields HCTCFALCLNGESTSFVSMQFSEERRLSLHGSHVTVKFTAPLGRASLFTVSCRXRFLLREMAETAPAPAASPAKAPKKKAASKPKKAGPNVRDLIVKTVTASKERNGVSLAALKKALSAGGYDVEKNNSRVKIAVKALVTNGTLAQTKGTGASGSFKLNKKQAEPKKAAKKTAAKAKKPAAKKPAAKKSPKKVKKPAATSVKKATKSPKKAKKPAAAKKATKSPKAKKPAAAKKAAKSPKKVKAVKPKTAKPKAAKPKKAAPKKK; encoded by the coding sequence CATTGCActtgttttgctttgtgtttaaaCGGAGAAAGCACAAGTTTTGTGTCCATGCAATTTTCTGAGGAGCGGCGATTGAGTCTACACGGTTCTCATGTTACAGTTAAGTTCACAGCGCCGCTCGGCAGAGCTTCATTATTCACTGTTAGTTGTAGGTGAAGGTTCCTGCTTAGAGAAATGGCTGAAACTGCTCCAGCTCCCGCTGCATCTCCAGCGAAAGCTCCCAAGAAGAAAGCGGCGTCCAAGCCCAAGAAAGCGGGCCCCAATGTCCGCGACCTCATCGTCAAGACTGTGACCGCATCCAAGGAGAGGAACGGCGTGTCTCTCGCAGCCCTGAAGAAGGCTCTCTCTGCCGGCGGATATGATGTGGAGAAAAACAACTCCCGCGTCAAGATCGCCGTCAAGGCATTGGTGACCAACGGCACTCTGGCCCAGACCAAAGGCACAGGCGCCTCCGGTTCATTCAAGCTCAACAAGAAGCAAGCCGAGCCCAAGAAGGCAGCCAAGAAAACGGCCGCGAAAGCCAAGAAGCCCGCTGCCAAGAAACCCGCCGCTAAGAAATCTCCTAAGAAGGTGAAGAAACCGGCGGCCACATCGGTGAAGAAGGCGACAAAGAGCCCCAAGAAAGCCAAGAAGCCAGCGGCTGCCAAGAAGGCGACCAAGAGCCCCAAGGCAAAGAAACCAGCAGCTGCCAAGAAAGCAGCCAAGAGCCCCAAGAAGGTGAAGGCAGTCAAGCCCAAAACGGCTAAACCCAAGGCGGCGAAGCCTAAAAAGGCGGCTCCCAAGAAGAAGTAA